DNA from Demetria terragena DSM 11295:
ATACCTGCAGGCACTGCCGCTGGACTTGAACGCGTGGGTTGAATCGGGTTTCGGCACACCGGATTTCCTCGACTCGCTCATGGCATTTCGACCAGATGAGTGCCGCGAGGATGGCATCGAGCATCTGGTGGTGTTCCCGATGTACACCCAGAACGGAAACCCCAACCGGGTTTTTGAAGCGCTTCTGATCTCGGTGCAGTGGCCGGACTGGCTCGCCGAGGTGGAGGCGACCTACGACAACCCGATGTTCCTCGCCGTCAATTTCATCGACTTCACTGACGGCTACGACACCAACTCGGCGGTGCTCTTCCCGGAAACCGTTGCGGTGCGGGAGGTTCCGAAGTTCAGCTGGGGTGCGATCTTCTGTGACCGCGAGGGCGCACGCTTCCGTCGCGTCGTGTCCTCCGCGGCTGAGTTGTTGCGTCTGCAGTTGCCGCCGGACGCCGAACGGCTCGTGGGCTCCCAGGGGCTTGCTCAGTCGACCTTCGCGATGTGGGACCTCATTCACGACCGCACACACAGCCACGGCGACCTGCCGTTCGATCCCTTCATGATCAAACAGCGGATGCCGTTCTGGATGTATGCCCTCGAAGAGTTGCGGTGCGATCTCAACACCTTCCGCCAGGCGGTTGAGTTGGAGAAGGCTGGCCAGCCCTATGCGAAGTTCGTTCAATACGCGATCCTGTTCGACCGACTGTTCCGTTTCCCGATCACTGGTGATCGGGTGCGCAACTACGACGGGCTCGGGGGCCAGTTGCTCTTCGCCTACCTGCACAAGCACGACGCGCTGCGCTGGACGGACAACAAGCTCTCCTTCGATTGGCGGCGCGTGCCGGACGTGGTGGTGGCGCTCTGCGATGACGTCGAAGTGCTGTACCGCTCCGGAATTGACCGCTCCCGAGTGGGTCACTGGCTGGCGTCCTATGAGTTCGTGACCCGGTATGTGAACCCGCACCCCGCCTCGACGTGGGCCAAGGGCGCTGAGGCTCTGCCGCTGGATGGTCCTGTCAAGGACCTCACCAATCTGGTACAACCGGACGAGTTCCCGCTCAACGTGTTCTATGAGGCGCTGCGCAAAAAGCTTGCGGATGTGATTGCCTCGACGTCGGGAATTACCGCGACATCAGGTGATCATCTGGAGGCTGCATGAGTGACCCACTGCACGGAGCTGTCGTGGTGGTGACCGGCGCGACCGGCGCGGCTGGTCCGGCAACCGTTGAGGCGCTGGCGAAGGCGGGCGCGACGGTGGTCGTCGCCGGTCGCGACCAAGCGCGGCTAGATCATCTCGCCGACAACGCCGGTCGAATAGGCGACAACGCCGCTCGAGAACTAGACAACGATGGTCGAGAACTAGACAACGATGGTCGAGTAGGCGAGCGCCCCAGCGCGAGCCGTATCGAGACCACTGTCGTCGACCTTCTCGATGAGGACGCGACCAGAACCTGGGGCGCCGGGCTGGTGGAGACGTACGGCCGCGTCGATGGCCTGATCCACCTTGTCGGCGGCTGGCGGGGTGGGCAGGGAATCGTCGAGGCCGACCTGGCCGACTACGCCTGGTTGCACGACAACCTGGTCCGCACCCTCCAGCACACGACCCGCGCCCTGCACGACGCGATCGTGGCGTCACCGGTAGGACGAGTTGCGATCGTGTCGACGACGATGTTGGAGCGTCCCACTGCCAAGAACGCGGCGTACCTGACCTCTAAGGCAGCGGCCGAGACTTGGATGCGCGCACTGGGCCATTCTTTCGAGGCGGCCGACGCCGATGCGGCTTCGGTGATTCTGCGGATCAAGGCGCTCCTGACGCCCCAGATGCGCGCCGATAAGCCTGAGGCGAAGTTCGCCGGCTTTACCCCGGTCGACCTGATTGCCGAGGAGGTCGTGAGCCTCTTCGACCAGCCGGTGCAAGAGATCAACCGCGAGATCCTGGACGTGCTCCCTGCCCCGTCGTAGGGAGGGCCTTCCCAACGATGGTCGAGTAGGTCGGAACGCGGTGATCCGCCGTATCGAGACCTGGGGTATAGGGGAAATTTAGGGGCAACTACTCATGGTGCTGCGGGTGTTCTACGGATTCGCGGGGGCCCCGACTTGGCGAGGGTGGTGCCATGGAAACCAACACCAACACCAACTCAGCCCCGACCAAGCTCACCTCGACGATCGCCGATCAGCCGGGCTCCGCCATAGGGCGTCTGATCGGTCAAGTCCTTGGTGCGTTGCTCCTGGTCGCGCTCTGGTCGGCCACCCCCATGGTGTACTTCATGCTCGGGCTGATCGGTGCGTACGACGTGCCGGATGCTCCGTACGCACCAGTAGTCATCGGCATGCCCATGTGGGTCGGGTTCCTGATCTGGAGCACGTGGCGCTTCATACGGGCCTGCGAAAAGACTTCACGTCCCCCAACCCAGGATCGACTTGGGACAAAGTGTGGGTGAGTCGACGTCCACACCCGCAGATTTTCCCCACTCGATGCGGGCCGCCGCCGAAACTGCCGCAGGTGAATTCGCTTGCGCGCAGAGACGAGACGGGCTGAGGTAGGCGCATGACACGTGCGCACCCCGACATGTGGGTCGACCCCGAGGACGACCCACGAGACAGTGGCGAAACGACCCGCGGTGAGCAGGCGTGCGTCCTGGACTACCTGCAGGCCTATCGCCTCACAATCGAGCTCAAGTGCCAGGACCTGACGGTCGAGCAGATGGCTGCGCGGTCCGTACCGCCCTCGACGATGTCACTCCTGGGCATGATTCGGCACCTAGCCAGGGTCGAGCACCATTGGGCGCGAAGGGTTCTCGAAGGTCACGCTGAATTGCCGCGGCTGTATCGAACCGACGAACAGCCAGACCTCGACTTTGACGGTGTCCAGGCTGACTCTGCCCAGATTCAGGACGCTTGGGAGTCCTGGAAGCGGGAGGTCGCCCACGCCGAGGACGTTGCCTCACGCCTGACTGATTGGTCGGTCTTGGTGCGTTCGGGCAGCGATGAGATCGAGATTCGGGACGTCTATGTCCACCTTGTGGAGGAGTATGCGCGTCATGCCGGGCACGCGGACCTCCTACGGGAGTGCATCGACGGCCGCACCGGGCAGTGATGAGCGGGCTGGCGTAGGGCACGATGGCCTGGTGACTGTGCACGACACCGAGAGCCGCGGCTTCGCGAGCGATAACTACGCCGGAATCCACCCCGAGATCCTGACTGCTATTGAGCGCGCCAACGGTGGCCACCAGGTCGCCTATGGCGGCGATGACTACACCGCCGCACTGCAGGACGTGATCCGTTCGCACTTTGGCGAGGCCGCCCAAGCGTTCCCGGTCTTCAACGGCACCGGTGCGAATGTGGTGGCGCTGCAGGCGGTTACGGATCGCTGGGATGGCGTGGTCTGCACGACCGCAGCGCACATCAATGTCGACGAATGTGCCGCCCCGGAGCGAATGGGCGGGCTCAAGTTGCTCCAGGTCGAGACCAGCGATGGCAAGCTCCGGCCTGACCAGCTCGACGCCTTCGCGCTCAAGCACGACGACGAGCACGCGGCGCAGGCCCGCGTGGTCTCCATCACCCAGACGACCGAACTGGGCACCTGCTATTCCGTCGAGGAGATCGCCGCCGTGTCCCGGCGCGCGCATGACCTCGGGATGGTGGTCCACGTCGACGGGTCCCGCCTGTCCAATGCCGCGGCCTCGCTCGGGGTCGGCTTCCGCGAGATGGTGACCGATACCGGGGTCGACCTTCTCTCCTTCGGGGGTACCAAGAACGGGCTGATGGTCGGCGAGGCCGTCATCGTGCTCAACCCCGATGCGGTGCGCGGGATGAAGTTCCTGCGCAAGCAGACGATGCAACTCGCCTCCAAGATGCGGTTCATCTCGGCGCAACTCATGGCGCTCCTCAGCGACGATCTTTACCTGCGCAACGCATCCCATGCGAATGCGATGGCTCAGCGGCTGGCCGAGGGCGTACGCGACCTGCCGGGAGTCTCGATCGCCCGCCCGGTCCAGTCGAACTCAGTGTTTCCCGTTCTGCCGCACGAGGTTTCGCGGCGCTTGATGGAATCCTTCCTGTTCTATTTCTGGGACGAGACCGCTGGCGAGGTTCGGTGGATGTGTGCCTTCGACACCACCGAGGCCGACGTGGATGCCTTCGTCGCGGCCGTCCGCCAGGAGATCGACTGCTGACGTGACGCGGTTCGGTCGGGCCTGGCGGGTGTGCGTCGTGCTGCTGGTTGCTGCGGGAATCACGGCGGGAACACTCGGGGAGGACGATCGGACCTGGCCCTTCGCCCCGATGGTGCAGTTCGCTTTCAAGGTCGACATCAACGGCGAGATCCATTCGCTCGGCCTCGAAGGAGTCGACACGCAGGGTCGGCGAGTGGACATCCCGTTGGGTTACGGCGGGATTGGTCTGGAGCGTGCCGAGATCGAAGGTCAGCGTGAGCGGATCGTCCGCGAGCCGAATCGATTACAGGCGGTCGCGGTGATGTGGGCTGCGTACGCTCCCGACCGGCCACGCCTCGCCCGAGTCGACATGGTCGACACCGTGAGTACCTTGCGGGATTCGCGGGTTGCGGGCAGGCAGCGAGTGACTGTTGCGACGTGGTCTGTGCCTGACCCGGCGAATCCCGGGGAGCGCTAATGGTGTGGTTTTTTCCGCGGATTGCGATGGCCCGGGTCGCGTGGCTGCGGGTCTTCGTGTACGCCGTCGTCATCCTGGACGTCCTCGTGTTCACTGCCTTCCCCATTGGCCACGGCGGAGTTCCACACGACCTTTATCAACCGCTGCCGTTCCGCGAGATTTTGTATCTCCCGCAGCCATCTCCAACCTATGTGCAGGTGCTGCGGATCGTCATCATTGCCTCAGCGCTGGTTGCGATGAGTGGACGCGCACCTCGGCTAGCCGGATTCGTCTGCGCCGCAGGGATGCTCGACTGGCTCAGTAACGCGTTCTCCTACTCCAAGATCAACCATGACCACTTCGCGTTGATCGTCGCGCTGTGTGTTTTGCCGCTGGTGGGTCACGCGCTGTTCGGCGACAAGAGCAAGAGCGAAGAGGCGGGTTGGGCGCTACGGGTGATCCAGGTCGCGGTCATCTCGACGTACTTCCTCGCAGCGGTCGCGAAGGTTCTCGACGCAGGGTGGGGTTGGGCCTCGTCCGCTGTCTTGGTCTGGGCGATGTCGCGCCGCGGAACCTTCCTCTCTGACTGGCTTGTCGGGGTGCCCTGGTTGACGTACGTCATGCAGTGGGTGGTGTTCATCGCCGAGCTTCTTTCACCCGTCATGCTGTGGCTGCGCGGGCGAGTGCTCTATCTGTCCGTTGCCTTCTGGATCGGCTTCCATGCGGTGACCTACCTGCTGCTGTCGATCCATTTCGTCCCGACTGCAGTGTGCCTGCTGGCCTTTCTTCCCCTGGAACGACTTTCTCGCCGAAGGAAAGTGCCGAGAACCTCTTGACGAGTGGGTCGGCGCATGTCAACCTATCGCCATTCGGGAAATTGTATACAAACTGAAGGTGTGGCTTCGTGGCGAACTGCGTGCGCAGGCTCGTAGCACTACGCGCTGGAACCACCGCCGTGACGGTCGCCATGCTGTTGGTCGCGTGCTCGCCGGTGCAACAGCGTTCCGAGCCGCCTGATCGAGCCGACCTCACGGAGGTTTCCGCCGACGGCGTCTCGGTTCGCAAGGGCGGCGATCTAGCGATTGCTCTCGCCGGTGATGCGGACGTCCTCGACCCGACAACCTCGAGCTCGCTTAATACCCGAAACATCATGAGTTCGTTCTGCGAAAAGCTCTACGACATCGATGCCAAGGGCCGGATTGTTCCTCAGCTCGCGACCGCACTCCCCGCGATGTCTGAGCAGGGGCGCGTCCTGCGGATATCGCTACGCAAGGGCGTGAAGTTCGCGGATGGCACAACGTTCAACGCGCAGGCCGTACGCACGTCGCTGAACCGGCATCTCACCAAGAAGGACTCGGCGCGTGCCGGCGAGATCGGGCCGGTGACGTCCGTAAAGGTCGTGAATACCCACACCATCGAGATGCGCTTCGAGAAGCCGTTTGCGCCGACGGTCGCGGCGCTCGCGGACCGGGCCGGAATGATCATGAGCCCCAAAGCACTGGCCCGCCTTGGCGACAACTTTGGAGACGCTCCGGTGTGCGTCGGCGCGTTCAAATTCAAGAAGCGCGTCCCGGCGACCTCGGTGGTCGTCACCAAGGACCCGAACTATTACGCGGCCGACCAGATCCACCTCGACTCCATTACCTATCGCGTGATGGTGGACGCCAACATCCGCGCGGCGAACCTGCAATCGGGCGACGTGCAGGTGGTCGACACCACCTCGACGGCCTCCGTGGACTGGCTCCGCAAGCGACCCGGGACCGGACTCCTGCAGGTGGGATCGCTCGGATATCAGTCGGTGATCCTCAACTCCGCCAGTAAGAAGCCGGCGTACGCCAAATCTCCCTTACGCGACTCCAGAGTGCGCCAAGCGTTGGAGCTGAGCTTGGACCGAAAGGCCTTGGTCAACTCGGTCTTTGACAACTGGTACGAGCCGGCCTGCTCGCCGATATCCCCAGATTCTCCGTACGCCACCCCTGCGAGCAACGCTTGTTCCACCCCCGACCCGAAGAAGTCGCGAGCGCTCTTGAAAGACGCTGGATTCAAGACCCCTGTCAAGGTGTCCATGAAGGTCACCAATAGTCCAGATGTCCTACGCCTGGCCCAGGCGATTCAGGGCAGCGTCTCCAAGGGAGGCTTCGAGCTCACGATTGAGCCGGTCGAGTTCACGACCCTGTTGGATGACACCTCCACCGGAAACTTCGAGATCGCTCAACTTGGGTGGTCCGGGCGCGTCGATCCACACGGCAACATGGCCGCATTCTTGACGACGAAAGCGCCGAATAACTATGGCAGTTATAGCAATAAGGACGTCGATGCGCTGATGGTGAAGGCTGCGCAGGCCACCACCACGAGCAAGAGGTCGAAAATCTATGGACGGATCGTGCAGCAGGTTCAGAAAGACGATCCGCTGATCTACCTCTACCGACAGCGGAGCCTGACGACCTACTCGACCAAGGTGGTCGGAATCCGCGCCTATGCCGATGGAGTTATCCGGCTGGATCGAGCCGGATACCGGGCAGGAGCGGCGGACTAATGGGCCGGTATGTGCTCAGTCGGCTGGGCCAAGCCCTGGTCACCCTGGTCCTCGCCTCGATCATCGTCTTCCTCGGCGTACGGGCGTTGCCTGGCGATCCCGCGCTAGCGCTTGCGGGCGAGCAGGCCGACCCCGAAACCCTGGCCGCGGTGCGGGCCGACCTTGGCCTCGATCAACCTGTGCCAGTGCAGTATTGGGCCTTCGTCAAAAGCCTGGCTCAAGGCGATCTAGGAACCTCGATCGCTACCGGGCTTCCGGTATCCGACCTCATTACGACCACTCTTCCGGTGACCCTCTGGCTCAGCCTGTACGCCCTCTTGGTGGCGGTCATCATTGGCATCGGTGCGGGTGTGGTCGCAGCGGTCTACCGCGGTCGTTGGCCGGAGTGGATCGCCAACGGATTTACGTTGGTCGCGCTATCAGTCCCGAGCTTCTGGTTGGGACTGCTTGCCATCGTCTATCTGGCGATCGGGCTGAACTGGTTCCCCGCCTCTGGGTACGTGCCTGTCACCGAAGAACCGCTGCGCGCTCTCTACTACCTCACGCTTCCCGCAGTCGTTCTCGGCACTGGATTAGCGGCGGTCATCATGCGGCAGACCCGATCATCGATGCTCGATACGTTGTCGGCGGATTACGTACGGACCGCGCGGGCCAAGGGGTTGCCCAATCGGCAGGTCATCGGTCGGTTCGCTTTGCGCAACTCGTTGATCGTGGTGGTCACCATCATCGGGTTGCAACTAGGTGGGCTGATTTCGGGCGCCGTCGTGACCGAGCGGATCTTCGGACTGCCGGGCTTCGGCAAACTCACGCTCGACAGTGTCTTTACTCGTGACTACCCGGTGATCCAGGCGGTTGTCATCATCACCACCTTTGGATACATCTTTATCAACTTGGCGATCGACTTGCTCTACTCGCTCATCGATCCCCGAATCCGCGTTTCGGGGAGTAGCCAATGACGACCTCAAGTCCGGCTGAGCACAACCTCCCAGAGGTCAAGCGTTCAGGACGCAGCGCGCTGAGGCAGCTGATGCGCAATCCGATGGGTGCTGTGGGTGGTGGGCTGCTTCTTGTCCTCGTGACGGTGGCGATCTTCGCACCTCTGATTGCGCCGTACGCGCCCGAGACAGTTCACTTCGATACGCCATTCCAACGACCATTCACTGAGGGATTCCCCCTCGGCACTGACGACCTCGGCCGGGATGTGCTGTCCCGCATCGTGTTTGGGATCCGGGTATCGCTTCTGGTCGGCGCGATGTCGGTACTGTTCGCCATCGTGGTGGGGACCCCGTTGGGTCTGGTGGCGGGGTACATCCGGTGGGTCGACGTGATTGTGTCCCGGCTGACCGACGTCACCCTGGCGTTCCCGTTCTTGATCATCGCGGTTGGTCTCGCGGCCATCAACGGCCCGAGCGTCACCAATGCCGCTGTCGCTCTGGGAATTGCCCAGACACCCAACGTTATTCGTGTCATCCGTGCCGAAACGCTGCGGCTCAAGAGCCTGGACTTCGTCCTCGCGGCGCGCAGCCTGGATGCTGGAACCTTGCGGATCCTGACCCACCACATCTTGCCGAACACGTTGTCTGCGTTGATTGTTCAGGCGACCGTGATCATGCCTGTTGCCGTCATCGGCGAGGCACTCCTCTCTTTCCTTGGTCTAGGGATCCAGCCCCCAACTCCAAGCCTGGGCATCATGCTGTCCGATGCCCAGCAGTACATCTTCCGAGCGCCGAGCGCTGCCGTCATTCCCGGTCTTGCGATTGCGGCGATCTGTTTGGCCTTCAACCTTTTCGGAGACGCCCTCCGGGATGCCCTCGACCCCACGAGCAGGAAGCGCTGACTCTCTGATGTCCACCTTTGTTCCACCTACCGAGACCACCACGCGCCCCACGCTGCGAGGGCACTTTGGAATGTCGGCCTCAACGCACTGGATCGCCAGCGCGACCATGCAAGCGGTGCTCGAGCGGGACGGCAATGCCTTTGATGCCGCCGTCGCTGGTGCGTTCGTCTTGCACGTCGTCGAGCCACATCTGAACGGCATCGGCGGAGATATGACGGGCCTGTTCGCAACGGCTGAGGACCCCACACCACGTGTCCTGGTGGGACAAGGGCCGGCGCCCGTCGGCGCGACGATCGAGCACTACGTGTCAGAAGGCCTCGACCAGGTACCAGGCTCAGGAGCGTTGGCCGCCGCCGTACCAGGGTCGTTTGACGCGTGGATGTTGTTGCTGCGCGACCACGGCACGTGGGAACTCGCCGACGTGTTGAGCTTCGCTATCGACTACGCCGAGCGTGGTCACCAGATCATTGGGCGGGCGGCAGCGACGATCGCGCAGATGGCGGACACGTTCCGAGAGCAC
Protein-coding regions in this window:
- a CDS encoding DUF6421 family protein, whose product is MGVFPNVLVDQAHSSAWSLHREVAARMNPANPADASLARSAEILRAAGFAVLGHADGPLTPAALEVADVFVLAHPAEARSERVVGDLPPVLTGSEIDALEGFVRSGGGLVVLGECDQETYGNSVNELLLRFGLAVRSTLVHESADGGRRHQGNATWVRGEGISGAGQGLLAGVDDVAFYRAGTVDVSRAPDALVLQSTSRSADPAGEPLAVALPYGAGRVVVLADSDLVGDDSIEELDNARFWSNLVTWASGGKNAATVVAESSALANLPEWLRLKAAVSELRVMQAKDGSIDGAEHDHQRARELVATMSTEIAALAPHFPHDEAYLQALPLDLNAWVESGFGTPDFLDSLMAFRPDECREDGIEHLVVFPMYTQNGNPNRVFEALLISVQWPDWLAEVEATYDNPMFLAVNFIDFTDGYDTNSAVLFPETVAVREVPKFSWGAIFCDREGARFRRVVSSAAELLRLQLPPDAERLVGSQGLAQSTFAMWDLIHDRTHSHGDLPFDPFMIKQRMPFWMYALEELRCDLNTFRQAVELEKAGQPYAKFVQYAILFDRLFRFPITGDRVRNYDGLGGQLLFAYLHKHDALRWTDNKLSFDWRRVPDVVVALCDDVEVLYRSGIDRSRVGHWLASYEFVTRYVNPHPASTWAKGAEALPLDGPVKDLTNLVQPDEFPLNVFYEALRKKLADVIASTSGITATSGDHLEAA
- a CDS encoding SDR family NAD(P)-dependent oxidoreductase, which codes for MSDPLHGAVVVVTGATGAAGPATVEALAKAGATVVVAGRDQARLDHLADNAGRIGDNAARELDNDGRELDNDGRVGERPSASRIETTVVDLLDEDATRTWGAGLVETYGRVDGLIHLVGGWRGGQGIVEADLADYAWLHDNLVRTLQHTTRALHDAIVASPVGRVAIVSTTMLERPTAKNAAYLTSKAAAETWMRALGHSFEAADADAASVILRIKALLTPQMRADKPEAKFAGFTPVDLIAEEVVSLFDQPVQEINREILDVLPAPS
- a CDS encoding DinB family protein produces the protein MTRAHPDMWVDPEDDPRDSGETTRGEQACVLDYLQAYRLTIELKCQDLTVEQMAARSVPPSTMSLLGMIRHLARVEHHWARRVLEGHAELPRLYRTDEQPDLDFDGVQADSAQIQDAWESWKREVAHAEDVASRLTDWSVLVRSGSDEIEIRDVYVHLVEEYARHAGHADLLRECIDGRTGQ
- a CDS encoding threonine aldolase family protein, with product MPGTRTSYGSASTAAPGSDERAGVGHDGLVTVHDTESRGFASDNYAGIHPEILTAIERANGGHQVAYGGDDYTAALQDVIRSHFGEAAQAFPVFNGTGANVVALQAVTDRWDGVVCTTAAHINVDECAAPERMGGLKLLQVETSDGKLRPDQLDAFALKHDDEHAAQARVVSITQTTELGTCYSVEEIAAVSRRAHDLGMVVHVDGSRLSNAAASLGVGFREMVTDTGVDLLSFGGTKNGLMVGEAVIVLNPDAVRGMKFLRKQTMQLASKMRFISAQLMALLSDDLYLRNASHANAMAQRLAEGVRDLPGVSIARPVQSNSVFPVLPHEVSRRLMESFLFYFWDETAGEVRWMCAFDTTEADVDAFVAAVRQEIDC
- a CDS encoding HTTM domain-containing protein, with protein sequence MVWFFPRIAMARVAWLRVFVYAVVILDVLVFTAFPIGHGGVPHDLYQPLPFREILYLPQPSPTYVQVLRIVIIASALVAMSGRAPRLAGFVCAAGMLDWLSNAFSYSKINHDHFALIVALCVLPLVGHALFGDKSKSEEAGWALRVIQVAVISTYFLAAVAKVLDAGWGWASSAVLVWAMSRRGTFLSDWLVGVPWLTYVMQWVVFIAELLSPVMLWLRGRVLYLSVAFWIGFHAVTYLLLSIHFVPTAVCLLAFLPLERLSRRRKVPRTS
- a CDS encoding ABC transporter substrate-binding protein, with product MRRLVALRAGTTAVTVAMLLVACSPVQQRSEPPDRADLTEVSADGVSVRKGGDLAIALAGDADVLDPTTSSSLNTRNIMSSFCEKLYDIDAKGRIVPQLATALPAMSEQGRVLRISLRKGVKFADGTTFNAQAVRTSLNRHLTKKDSARAGEIGPVTSVKVVNTHTIEMRFEKPFAPTVAALADRAGMIMSPKALARLGDNFGDAPVCVGAFKFKKRVPATSVVVTKDPNYYAADQIHLDSITYRVMVDANIRAANLQSGDVQVVDTTSTASVDWLRKRPGTGLLQVGSLGYQSVILNSASKKPAYAKSPLRDSRVRQALELSLDRKALVNSVFDNWYEPACSPISPDSPYATPASNACSTPDPKKSRALLKDAGFKTPVKVSMKVTNSPDVLRLAQAIQGSVSKGGFELTIEPVEFTTLLDDTSTGNFEIAQLGWSGRVDPHGNMAAFLTTKAPNNYGSYSNKDVDALMVKAAQATTTSKRSKIYGRIVQQVQKDDPLIYLYRQRSLTTYSTKVVGIRAYADGVIRLDRAGYRAGAAD
- a CDS encoding ABC transporter permease, with protein sequence MGRYVLSRLGQALVTLVLASIIVFLGVRALPGDPALALAGEQADPETLAAVRADLGLDQPVPVQYWAFVKSLAQGDLGTSIATGLPVSDLITTTLPVTLWLSLYALLVAVIIGIGAGVVAAVYRGRWPEWIANGFTLVALSVPSFWLGLLAIVYLAIGLNWFPASGYVPVTEEPLRALYYLTLPAVVLGTGLAAVIMRQTRSSMLDTLSADYVRTARAKGLPNRQVIGRFALRNSLIVVVTIIGLQLGGLISGAVVTERIFGLPGFGKLTLDSVFTRDYPVIQAVVIITTFGYIFINLAIDLLYSLIDPRIRVSGSSQ
- a CDS encoding ABC transporter permease — protein: MTTSSPAEHNLPEVKRSGRSALRQLMRNPMGAVGGGLLLVLVTVAIFAPLIAPYAPETVHFDTPFQRPFTEGFPLGTDDLGRDVLSRIVFGIRVSLLVGAMSVLFAIVVGTPLGLVAGYIRWVDVIVSRLTDVTLAFPFLIIAVGLAAINGPSVTNAAVALGIAQTPNVIRVIRAETLRLKSLDFVLAARSLDAGTLRILTHHILPNTLSALIVQATVIMPVAVIGEALLSFLGLGIQPPTPSLGIMLSDAQQYIFRAPSAAVIPGLAIAAICLAFNLFGDALRDALDPTSRKR